Within Azoarcus sp. DD4, the genomic segment GGCGCGATCTACCTCGCCCACCGCACCGAAGGCGACATCGCCCGCCGCGCACGGACTGCCGCGCTCGCCTTCGGCGCGCTGATGCTGGCCGCCTTCAGCGCCGCCGGTGCGTGGATCGCCCTGGGCGACTTCGGCTACGCGATCACTTCCGTCGTCGATCCCGCTGCATTGCCCAACCCCTTGGCCAAGTCGGTGCTGCGCCAGCCCGGCGCCTGGCTGGCGAACTACGCGGCAGCGCCGGCCACGCTCGTCGTCCCCGCCCTTGCCTATGTCGGCGGACTGGCCGCGCTGCTGCTGGTGGCGCGGGGGCGTACGCTGGCGGCCTTCGTCGCCTCTTCCGTCGCCATCGTCGGCGTCATCGGCACGGCCGGGGTGTCGATGTTCCCCTTCGTGATGCCCTCGTCGACGGTCGCCGACGCCAGCCTCACCGTGTGGGACAGCGTCTCCAGCCAGCGCACGCTGGGCATCATGCTGTGGGCCACGCTGATCTTCATGCCCATCATCCTTGCCTACACCGCGTGGGCCTACAAGGTGATGGCCGGCAAGGTCACCGCCGCCTACATCCGCGAAAACGAGCATTCCGCTTACTGAAAGGAGACACGCGCATGTGGTATTTCACCTGGGTACTCGGCATCGGCTTCGCCGTCCTGCTCGCCATCCTCAACGCGATGTGGGGCGAGAACGAGGAAGCGCGCCATGCGTCCCTTCCGACCCGGCGCAGGTCCGACGGCGATGCATCCTGACCGCGCCACACCGGGCTTGCGCCCGCTGCCGCTGGCCGCGGCCGTCGCCATCATGGTGGCGGTAACGCTGCGGCCGCAGTTGCTCGCCAGCGCGGCCGGCGGCGCCGACCACTGGGCGGCGACCGCACTGTTCTGGGCAATGAGCGCCGGCTTCGTCACCGGCGTCGGCTTCCGCCCGCACGCCCGGCCATGGCGGCTGCTGTTCTCCGGCAGCGCCTGCCTGCTGGGCATCGGCCTTGCAATGCTGCGGCTGTGGGCCTAGCTTGGCAGACGAGCCCACGCTTACATCCACCGGATCGTCGGCTAGAATATTAGCGTTTATTAATAAAAACGATCGAACCATGCCGACGCCCGACATCCAGTCCTTCTTCGACCCGGAAACCAGCACCGTCACCCACGTGCTTGCCTGTCCGCAGACGCGCCGTGCGGCGGTGATCGACAGCGTGCTCGACTTCGACCCCAAGTCGGGGCGCAGCCACCGCAGCAGCGCCGACCGGGTGGTCGAACATGTGCGCAGCAAGGGCCTGACTGTCGATTGGCTGCTCGAAACCCATGCGCACGCCGACCATCTCAGCGCCGCGCCCTACCTGCAGCAGCAACTCGGTGGCAAGACCGCCATCGGCAGCCACATCCGCGAGGTGCAATCCGTCTTCAAGCGCGTTTTCAATGCCGAAGACCTCGGCACCGACGGCCGCGAATTCGACCATCTGTTCGAAGACGGCGACCAGTTCGCTGTCGGCGAACTGACCGTGCGGGTGATGCACACGCCGGGCCACACCCCGGCCTGCGTCAGCTATGCGGTCGGCGACGACGTCTTCGTCGGCGACACGCTCTTCATGCCCGACTACGGCACCGCGCGCTGCGACTTCCCCGGCGGCGACGCCGCCACGCTCTATCGTTCGATCGGACGCCTGCTCTCATTGCCGCCGCACACCCGGCTCCACCTCTGCCACGACTATCCGCCCGACGACCGCGCCCCGGTGTGGGTCTGCACCGTGGCCGAACAGCGCGCCGCCAACGTCCATGTGCGCGACGGCACGACCGAGGCCGGCTTCGTCGCGCTGCGTACCGCCCGCGACCGCCAGCTGGCGATGCCGGTGCTGATGCTGCCCGCGGTGCAGGTGAATGTACGGGCCGGACACCTGCCGCCGCCCGAAAGCAACGGCGTGCGCTACCTCAAGCTGCCGGTCGATCTGCTCTGAAGCGGCGACCGGCCGCCCTCCACTCAAGCGGGCAAGCGCGCCAGCCAGCCTTCCAGCAAGGCCTTCGCCGCCGCGGCACAGGCCGCACCGTGGCGGCGGGTATCGTCGCGCAATGCCGGCGGCGACACCTTGGCGTGGGCAAGCTCGCAGGCATGGCCGATCAGCCAGCGCTCGATGCCGGCCGGGTCGGCCTCCGCGTGGAACTGCAGGGCGAGCACCGCTTCACCCAGCTGAAAAGCCTGGTTCGGCGTCAGCGCGGTGGAAGCCAGCAAGGTCGCATCCGGCGGCAGGTCGAAGGTGTCGCCATGCCAGTGCAACACCGCCACGCCCTTGCCGCCCAGTGGCGCCAGGGCGGAGGCGCGTCCCGCCTCGCTCAGCGTCACCGGACTCCAGCCTATTTCCTTGGCCGGGCCTGGATAGACGCGCGCGCCGGCCGCGGCGGCAATCAGCTGTGCGCCGAGGCAGATGCCCAACATCGGCCGGCCGGCGGCAAGACGCTCGCGCACCAGCGCGATCTCGTCGGCGACGAAAGGATAGGCATCGGTTTCATATACGCCGATCGGGCCGCCGAGAATGACGAAGAGATCGGCGGCACGCACCTCGTCGGACGACAGCGCATCGATACCGGCCTGGCGGTAGTCGATCCGGTAACCGGCCTGCTGCAGCACCGGCGCGAACACACCGAGGTCTTCGAACGCGACGTGGCGCAGGGCAAGACAGTTCTTCACGGTACGCTTCTCCTGGAAATGAAAGACGGCCGGCCGCGGCTGCGACGACAGCTTGCGATCATGCCATTGGCTTCGCCGCCGGGACAGCCCGGCCACCGGGAAAATTGACCCGGCATTCGCTTGTCGCCGACACTGCCAGCCATCGACGCCCTCTTCATATCCACTGCCATGACCCCGCCGACCGACGACACCCCGCCCTCGCCGCGCGAGCTCGACGCGCTGCTCGACACCGTGCGCACCAGCATCGCCCACCACCTCGCCACCGGCAGCCCGCGCTCGGCCGACAACGGCCGCCGCGCACTCGACCGGCTCGGCATGTTGCTCGACGGCGCCGGCCGCAGCGCGGCCTGCGGCGGCGGCAACATCGAACACCAGCCGGCGCTGGCGGATCTGCTGGCGCTGCTGTCGCGCCAGGCAATCGCCACCTCGCATACCGACGCCCGCCACATCGCCCGCTGCCTGGAAGGCCTGAGCCACAGCGCCGACACCGGCATGGGCCCGGTCCTGCGCGCCCGGATCGTGAAGCTGGCGGAGGAATGGCGGGTGCGCGAACGCCGCGCCGGCGATCTCGAAACCGGCATGCGCGAATAGCATCCGGCGGCGGTGAAGCCGGCGTGGCACGCCCGGCCACGCTGCAGAACGCCGGCATGGCGATGATCACCCAGGCCAACTCGATCCCGCGGCGGGCCCTGCAACTGCTCGGCTAACCCGCGCCGACCGCGGCCCCGCTGGCCGTCAGCACGCCGACGACAACGCTGAGCGTGACGAAGGACGCGATGGTGGTCACCACCAGCGCCGCGGCGCACATGCCTTCCTCGCCGTACTTCTGGCCGAAGATCGGATAGATGGTCA encodes:
- the cydB gene encoding cytochrome d ubiquinol oxidase subunit II, with translation MIFDYPTLKLIWWLLVGVLLVGFAVMDGHDMGVGTLLPFVGRNDEERRIVINTVGPHWDGNQVWFITGGGAIFAAWPLVYATAFSGFYWAMLAVLWALFFRPVGFDYRSKIHNATWRKTWDWGLFVGGAVPPLIFGVAFGNLLQGVPFHFDDNLVPYYTGSFWALLNPFALLAGVVASAMLTFHGAIYLAHRTEGDIARRARTAALAFGALMLAAFSAAGAWIALGDFGYAITSVVDPAALPNPLAKSVLRQPGAWLANYAAAPATLVVPALAYVGGLAALLLVARGRTLAAFVASSVAIVGVIGTAGVSMFPFVMPSSTVADASLTVWDSVSSQRTLGIMLWATLIFMPIILAYTAWAYKVMAGKVTAAYIRENEHSAY
- the cydX gene encoding cytochrome bd-I oxidase subunit CydX translates to MWYFTWVLGIGFAVLLAILNAMWGENEEARHASLPTRRRSDGDAS
- a CDS encoding cyd operon YbgE family protein — protein: MHPDRATPGLRPLPLAAAVAIMVAVTLRPQLLASAAGGADHWAATALFWAMSAGFVTGVGFRPHARPWRLLFSGSACLLGIGLAMLRLWA
- a CDS encoding MBL fold metallo-hydrolase — its product is MPTPDIQSFFDPETSTVTHVLACPQTRRAAVIDSVLDFDPKSGRSHRSSADRVVEHVRSKGLTVDWLLETHAHADHLSAAPYLQQQLGGKTAIGSHIREVQSVFKRVFNAEDLGTDGREFDHLFEDGDQFAVGELTVRVMHTPGHTPACVSYAVGDDVFVGDTLFMPDYGTARCDFPGGDAATLYRSIGRLLSLPPHTRLHLCHDYPPDDRAPVWVCTVAEQRAANVHVRDGTTEAGFVALRTARDRQLAMPVLMLPAVQVNVRAGHLPPPESNGVRYLKLPVDLL
- a CDS encoding glutamine amidotransferase encodes the protein MKNCLALRHVAFEDLGVFAPVLQQAGYRIDYRQAGIDALSSDEVRAADLFVILGGPIGVYETDAYPFVADEIALVRERLAAGRPMLGICLGAQLIAAAAGARVYPGPAKEIGWSPVTLSEAGRASALAPLGGKGVAVLHWHGDTFDLPPDATLLASTALTPNQAFQLGEAVLALQFHAEADPAGIERWLIGHACELAHAKVSPPALRDDTRRHGAACAAAAKALLEGWLARLPA